A stretch of the Paenibacillus dendritiformis genome encodes the following:
- a CDS encoding DUF1450 domain-containing protein yields MANDIRICDKCRHISMKSFLPKVKKLDPEAEIKIGCKSYCGHCLKRVFIYINGRYVTAPTEDEAIEKAKAFVKH; encoded by the coding sequence ATGGCTAATGATATACGTATATGCGATAAATGCCGCCATATCAGCATGAAGTCGTTCCTGCCGAAGGTGAAGAAGCTGGATCCCGAGGCGGAAATTAAAATAGGGTGCAAGTCATACTGCGGCCATTGCCTGAAGCGGGTATTTATTTATATTAACGGAAGATACGTCACGGCGCCGACGGAGGACGAGGCGATCGAGAAGGCAAAGGCGTTCGTAAAGCACTAA
- a CDS encoding O-methyltransferase: MSSEAVESYLEQLYPADPAVERIKESIRAHGIRDISVPEGYGRLLTMLARLAHAKDALEIGALGGYSGYCILRGLEPGGRLVSLELRQEYADLAKRNLAEAGFGEQVEYRVGEALHSLAVLEREGARYDLFFIDADKENYPAYLEYAIRLARPGAIIAGDNLMLRGRTLNPDKQGPSVQAMRAFNAAIAQDERLISALLPAYDGLALAIVK; encoded by the coding sequence ATGTCGAGTGAAGCAGTAGAATCGTATTTGGAACAATTATATCCGGCGGATCCGGCTGTGGAGCGAATCAAGGAGTCGATCCGGGCGCATGGCATCCGGGATATTTCCGTGCCGGAAGGGTATGGCCGCCTGTTGACGATGCTTGCCCGCCTGGCGCATGCGAAGGATGCGCTGGAGATCGGGGCGCTCGGCGGCTACAGCGGTTATTGCATCTTGCGGGGGCTGGAACCGGGAGGCCGCCTTGTCTCGCTCGAGCTGCGTCAAGAGTACGCCGATCTGGCGAAGCGCAATCTGGCGGAAGCCGGCTTCGGAGAACAAGTGGAATATAGAGTGGGCGAGGCGCTTCATTCGTTAGCGGTGCTGGAGCGGGAAGGGGCCCGTTATGATTTGTTCTTCATCGATGCGGACAAGGAAAATTACCCGGCCTATCTCGAATACGCGATCCGGCTCGCGAGACCGGGGGCCATCATCGCGGGAGACAATCTCATGCTCCGCGGCAGAACGCTCAATCCGGACAAGCAGGGTCCGTCCGTGCAGGCGATGCGGGCCTTCAATGCCGCGATCGCCCAGGATGAACGATTGATCAGCGCGCTGCTTCCGGCCTATGACGGTCTGGCGCTGGCTATCGTGAAATAA
- a CDS encoding LTA synthase family protein encodes MNPIRQARPDTAGRKSSAASLFGWLSFVFFLAAMMGKLIYFNRTLAIPNMAMDRDDYLVALGSLLIAGSWTFWAKERWRPLLLLLLNAALTLLIFADLIYFRYFQDFITIPVLLQAGQVSSLGESIASLIHSKDLRLFLDWLVLIPLTVGHVRIRSREYRSRRAFISGGRNPRRMMQRAAAGLLAIIVGAVLVAVPVKHATSTWAKGLFSSVWWSASVYNITGLLGFHGYDAYRYVKEKMMGGSSLSEAEIKETEAWFSAHLPDRQGPASSFGRYAGSNVIIVQAEAFENFVIGAKVNGQEITPNLNALRKESLYFTRFFHQTGQGRTSDADFGVNAGLHPLPSGSVFIRYPSHAFDTLPGMLRAEGYRTGAFHAYDAGFWNRYIMYQNMGYDFFMSKKDYVLDEPVGWTVGDKSFFRQSVERMSSEPKPFYSFLITLASHHPYKLPEAAQKLDVGPYKDTMFGDYLQSMHYVDEAVGEMIADLKQRGLWDKTIWVFYGDHDNSIGGTEPLSWLLGHPVSKLDMLEMKNQVPLFIHLPDGAQSGTYDTVAGQLDVAPTLLHWLGIDTAGSYMMGHNLLQPDGRLVVLRNGSYTDGSVFYVPSADGLFEHGTCFDYVSREKTDVTRCQPQEAEAKRRLTVSDRVIMHNLIKRFRQSSYAEP; translated from the coding sequence ATGAATCCAATTCGCCAAGCCCGGCCCGATACCGCCGGCAGGAAAAGTTCAGCCGCCTCCCTCTTCGGATGGCTCAGCTTCGTCTTCTTCCTCGCGGCTATGATGGGGAAGCTGATCTATTTCAATCGCACGCTGGCGATTCCGAATATGGCCATGGACCGGGACGACTATTTAGTTGCCCTGGGATCACTGCTCATTGCCGGCAGCTGGACGTTCTGGGCGAAGGAACGATGGCGCCCCCTGCTCCTGCTGCTGCTTAACGCCGCACTCACACTGCTCATTTTTGCGGATTTGATCTATTTCCGTTATTTTCAGGACTTCATTACGATTCCCGTCCTGCTTCAGGCCGGACAGGTCAGCTCGCTCGGAGAGAGCATCGCATCCCTCATTCACAGCAAGGATCTGCGGCTGTTCCTGGACTGGCTCGTCCTGATTCCGCTTACAGTCGGCCATGTCCGCATTCGGTCGCGGGAATATCGCTCCCGGCGCGCCTTCATCTCCGGCGGCAGGAACCCGAGACGCATGATGCAGCGGGCCGCGGCCGGCCTGCTTGCCATTATCGTCGGCGCCGTGTTGGTTGCCGTGCCGGTCAAGCATGCGACAAGCACGTGGGCGAAAGGGCTGTTCAGCTCGGTCTGGTGGAGCGCCTCCGTCTATAATATAACGGGCTTGCTGGGCTTTCACGGCTATGATGCGTACCGTTATGTGAAGGAAAAGATGATGGGAGGGTCTTCCCTCTCGGAAGCCGAAATCAAGGAAACGGAAGCCTGGTTCTCCGCCCATCTCCCGGATCGGCAGGGCCCCGCATCGTCATTCGGACGCTATGCCGGCAGCAATGTTATTATTGTGCAAGCTGAGGCGTTCGAAAATTTTGTCATCGGCGCCAAGGTGAACGGACAGGAGATAACGCCGAACCTGAATGCGCTGCGCAAGGAGAGTCTGTATTTCACCCGGTTTTTCCATCAGACCGGTCAAGGCCGGACCTCCGATGCCGACTTCGGGGTGAACGCAGGGCTTCATCCGCTGCCGTCCGGCTCTGTCTTCATCCGCTACCCGAGTCATGCCTTCGATACGCTGCCGGGCATGCTTCGCGCGGAAGGCTATCGCACCGGAGCATTCCATGCTTATGACGCCGGGTTCTGGAACCGCTATATCATGTATCAAAATATGGGCTACGACTTTTTTATGAGCAAAAAAGACTATGTTCTGGACGAGCCCGTGGGCTGGACGGTCGGGGACAAATCCTTCTTCCGTCAATCGGTCGAACGAATGTCGTCCGAGCCGAAGCCGTTCTACAGCTTCTTAATTACGCTGGCCAGCCATCACCCGTACAAGCTGCCGGAAGCAGCGCAAAAGCTCGATGTCGGACCGTACAAAGACACGATGTTCGGCGATTACTTGCAGTCGATGCATTACGTCGACGAAGCGGTCGGAGAGATGATCGCCGATCTGAAGCAACGCGGGCTGTGGGACAAGACGATCTGGGTCTTTTACGGAGATCATGACAACTCGATCGGCGGGACGGAGCCTCTCTCTTGGCTGCTAGGCCATCCGGTCAGCAAGCTTGATATGCTGGAGATGAAGAATCAGGTCCCCCTCTTCATCCATCTCCCTGACGGGGCCCAATCCGGGACGTATGACACGGTCGCGGGCCAATTGGATGTCGCCCCGACCCTGCTGCACTGGCTCGGAATCGATACGGCCGGCTCCTACATGATGGGCCATAACCTGCTTCAGCCGGATGGGCGGCTCGTCGTGCTGCGGAACGGATCTTACACGGACGGGAGCGTGTTCTACGTCCCTTCGGCCGACGGACTGTTCGAGCACGGCACCTGCTTCGATTACGTGTCGCGAGAGAAAACGGACGTTACCCGCTGTCAGCCTCAAGAAGCTGAAGCGAAGCGCCGCTTGACCGTCTCGGACCGCGTAATTATGCACAATCTGATCAAGCGGTTCCGCCAATCCTCTTATGCAGAACCGTGA
- a CDS encoding M14 family metallopeptidase, whose protein sequence is MHIPYTIQPGDTYLRICARYGINLPALLAYNPQLDPDQYALPGHVLMIPARPYDTYAVQPNDTLCNIAARHGVPEALLRSVNRGLSPNRLAAGQRIFIPYVCTNETLRKKAEYGPMQLMEDLHQLSRRYSCVQVETIGHSVLGKPILAVSMGRGNVPIHANGGVHANEWITSALLMQFIEDYARSCDSGKSWLGWEARSAYERTVLKIVPMVNPDGIELVQEGISPRHPFYSPVMEWNQGSRHFQRWKANIRGVDLNDQFPAHWEEERARRGMRSPGPLNYGGEHPLSEPEAAALASYTERNSFELALSFHTQGQEIYWNYRDYEPPEALTWAERFQAVSGYRAVKLSGSDAGYKDWFIQRFRKPGFTVEVGLGVSPLPLHDFDGMYKEVSAILREALNGQVQE, encoded by the coding sequence ATGCATATCCCTTACACCATACAGCCTGGAGACACCTACCTGCGCATTTGCGCCCGGTATGGGATTAATCTGCCTGCGCTGTTGGCATACAATCCGCAGCTTGATCCCGACCAATATGCGCTACCCGGACATGTCCTCATGATACCGGCGCGCCCATACGATACTTATGCCGTGCAACCGAACGATACTCTATGCAATATTGCCGCCCGGCATGGCGTTCCGGAAGCGCTGCTGCGCTCGGTGAATCGAGGCTTGTCTCCGAACCGGCTGGCGGCCGGGCAGAGGATATTCATTCCCTATGTTTGCACGAATGAGACCCTTCGGAAAAAAGCGGAGTATGGCCCTATGCAGCTGATGGAAGATCTGCATCAATTAAGCCGCCGCTATTCGTGCGTCCAGGTGGAGACGATCGGACATAGCGTTCTCGGCAAGCCGATATTGGCCGTCAGCATGGGGCGCGGGAATGTGCCGATTCATGCCAATGGCGGCGTCCATGCCAATGAGTGGATTACTTCGGCCCTGCTCATGCAGTTCATCGAAGATTACGCGCGGTCGTGCGACAGCGGAAAGTCATGGCTTGGCTGGGAGGCACGGTCCGCTTATGAGCGCACGGTCTTGAAAATCGTCCCTATGGTCAATCCGGACGGCATCGAATTAGTGCAGGAAGGCATCTCGCCCCGACATCCGTTCTATTCCCCGGTCATGGAGTGGAATCAGGGCTCGCGGCACTTTCAACGTTGGAAAGCGAACATTCGCGGCGTGGACCTGAATGATCAGTTCCCGGCCCATTGGGAGGAGGAACGGGCGCGGCGCGGAATGCGTTCCCCGGGGCCGCTCAATTACGGCGGGGAGCATCCGTTGTCCGAGCCCGAGGCCGCCGCGCTCGCTTCCTATACGGAACGGAATTCGTTCGAGCTGGCCCTGTCTTTCCATACGCAAGGACAGGAAATTTATTGGAACTACCGTGACTATGAGCCGCCCGAAGCGCTCACATGGGCGGAACGGTTCCAAGCGGTCAGCGGTTACCGCGCCGTCAAGCTGTCGGGCAGTGACGCCGGGTACAAGGATTGGTTCATTCAGCGCTTCCGCAAGCCCGGCTTCACGGTCGAGGTTGGCCTTGGCGTGAGTCCGCTGCCATTGCATGACTTCGACGGAATGTACAAGGAAGTGTCGGCGATTTTGCGGGAAGCATTGAACGGGCAAGTCCAGGAATAG
- a CDS encoding THUMP domain-containing class I SAM-dependent RNA methyltransferase yields the protein MNRPWTLIATAPMGLEAVVARELKLLGYEDTRVENGRVLFSGGPLDVCRANLWLRTADRVLVKMGEFRARTFEELFEGTKAIPWPDWIPMHGEFPVDGRSHKSQLSSVPACQGIVKKAVVERMKQRYHTDWFEETGPLYRIEVSLLNDMATITLDTTGPGLHKRGYRKLTGAAPLKETMASAIILLSRWSPQRPLYDPFCGSGTLLIEAAMIGWNVAPGLRRSFSAEAWGIIGEQAWEQAREEAFDAVRDDTELQLTGSDIDPEAIRLAQAAAKSAGFGREIEFRVCPANKAKPEGDYGCLVTNPPYGERLNEKDEVERMVRDLGFMAKTLPTWSFFAISPSRQFEHYFGRPADKRRKLFNGNIECQLYQYFGPLPPRSKMPASPSES from the coding sequence ATGAATCGACCTTGGACGTTAATCGCGACCGCCCCGATGGGACTGGAGGCTGTCGTCGCGCGCGAATTGAAGCTGCTTGGATACGAGGATACGCGGGTGGAGAACGGCCGCGTGCTGTTCTCCGGAGGGCCTCTCGACGTGTGCCGGGCCAACCTGTGGCTCCGGACCGCGGATCGGGTGCTTGTCAAGATGGGCGAATTCCGCGCTCGCACCTTCGAGGAGCTGTTCGAGGGGACCAAAGCCATCCCATGGCCGGATTGGATCCCGATGCACGGCGAATTTCCGGTTGACGGTCGATCCCATAAATCCCAGCTCTCCAGCGTTCCCGCCTGTCAGGGCATCGTGAAAAAGGCGGTCGTGGAGCGGATGAAGCAGCGGTACCATACCGACTGGTTCGAAGAGACCGGTCCGCTGTACCGGATCGAGGTCTCCCTGCTGAATGACATGGCTACGATTACGCTGGACACGACAGGGCCCGGGTTACATAAGCGCGGCTACCGCAAGTTGACCGGAGCCGCCCCGCTCAAAGAGACGATGGCTTCCGCCATCATCCTGCTGAGCCGCTGGAGTCCGCAGCGTCCGCTCTATGATCCGTTCTGCGGATCGGGAACGTTGCTGATCGAAGCCGCCATGATCGGCTGGAATGTCGCTCCCGGACTCCGGCGCTCCTTCTCTGCGGAGGCATGGGGCATCATCGGGGAACAGGCTTGGGAACAAGCGCGGGAGGAAGCGTTCGACGCCGTCCGCGACGATACGGAGCTTCAATTGACCGGATCGGATATCGATCCGGAAGCGATTCGCCTCGCGCAGGCGGCAGCGAAGAGCGCCGGCTTCGGCCGCGAGATCGAGTTCCGCGTCTGCCCGGCGAACAAGGCGAAGCCGGAAGGAGATTACGGCTGCCTCGTGACGAATCCGCCCTATGGCGAACGGTTGAACGAGAAGGACGAAGTGGAGCGGATGGTAAGAGACCTTGGCTTCATGGCCAAAACATTGCCGACCTGGTCGTTCTTCGCGATCAGCCCGAGCCGCCAGTTCGAGCATTACTTCGGGCGGCCTGCGGACAAGCGCCGCAAGCTGTTCAACGGCAATATCGAATGCCAGCTCTATCAATATTTCGGTCCGCTCCCGCCGCGCAGCAAGATGCCGGCTTCGCCTTCCGAATCCTAA
- a CDS encoding glycine betaine uptake BCCT transporter: MVFGISVVIILAFVLWGLLSPGSMAQQSEAALTFTTERFGWFYLITALIVLLFCFVLAFGKHGHIRLGQDDDEPEYSNLSWFAMLFSAGMGIGLVFWGVAEPLSHYLIPPTAAGMTPDAAREAMRYSFFHWGLHPWGIYSLVSLALAYFTFRQGHKGLISRTFYPLLGERVDGSIGKVIDILAIIATTFGVATSLGLGVMQINGGLQHTFGIPSNITVQIIIIIVVTVLFLTSAITGLDKGIRILSNTNLLIALGLLVVTLLLGPTIFIIDTFTTTLGGYLQNIIQMSLRLSPFTGNSWIAKWTLFYWAWWIAWAPFVGSFIARVSRGRTIKEFILGTLLLPSGFSFIWFSVFGATGLHLEMFEGIKLAQAVQQDITSALFVTLDALPAGYVLGVLATLLIVTFFITSADSATFVLGMMSSDGNPNPSIPIKLTWGIFQSLIAIVLLLSGGLDALQTASILTALPFAVVLLGMCASLAKALRREERERRLKEKKRRRKLDELLQDR, from the coding sequence TTGGTATTTGGAATATCGGTCGTTATCATCCTGGCCTTTGTCCTGTGGGGCTTGCTGTCCCCCGGCAGCATGGCCCAGCAATCCGAGGCGGCGCTTACCTTCACGACGGAGCGGTTCGGCTGGTTCTATCTGATAACGGCGCTGATCGTGCTTTTGTTCTGCTTCGTGCTTGCCTTCGGGAAGCATGGACATATTCGGCTCGGCCAGGACGACGATGAGCCGGAATATTCGAATCTGTCCTGGTTCGCCATGCTGTTCAGCGCAGGCATGGGCATTGGCCTCGTCTTCTGGGGGGTAGCCGAACCCCTCAGCCATTACCTGATTCCGCCCACCGCGGCCGGAATGACACCAGATGCGGCACGCGAAGCGATGCGGTACTCTTTTTTCCATTGGGGGCTTCATCCGTGGGGGATTTATTCGCTCGTATCGCTCGCCCTGGCTTATTTCACCTTCCGGCAAGGGCATAAGGGATTGATAAGCCGGACATTTTACCCGTTGCTCGGAGAACGCGTGGACGGATCCATCGGCAAAGTGATTGACATTTTGGCCATTATCGCCACGACCTTCGGAGTCGCGACGTCGCTTGGGCTCGGCGTTATGCAGATTAACGGAGGATTGCAGCATACGTTTGGAATCCCGTCGAACATCACGGTTCAAATCATCATTATTATCGTCGTTACGGTACTCTTCCTGACATCGGCCATTACCGGCCTCGACAAGGGAATCCGAATATTGAGCAATACGAATCTGCTTATTGCGCTCGGACTTCTCGTAGTCACGCTGCTGCTCGGACCGACGATTTTCATCATTGATACGTTCACGACAACATTGGGCGGCTACTTGCAAAATATTATCCAGATGAGTCTTCGGCTGTCGCCGTTTACCGGAAATTCCTGGATTGCGAAATGGACTTTGTTTTACTGGGCGTGGTGGATCGCGTGGGCACCGTTCGTCGGTTCGTTCATCGCCCGGGTATCCCGGGGGCGGACGATTAAGGAGTTCATTCTCGGGACATTGCTGCTGCCAAGCGGCTTCAGCTTCATCTGGTTTTCCGTCTTCGGGGCGACGGGACTTCACTTGGAAATGTTCGAGGGCATCAAGCTCGCTCAGGCCGTGCAGCAGGACATTACATCCGCCTTGTTCGTGACGCTCGACGCATTGCCGGCCGGTTATGTGCTCGGAGTGCTGGCCACGCTGCTCATCGTAACCTTCTTCATTACCTCGGCCGATTCCGCCACCTTCGTGCTCGGGATGATGTCCTCTGACGGCAATCCGAATCCGAGCATTCCGATCAAGCTCACCTGGGGAATCTTCCAGTCGCTGATCGCGATCGTCCTCCTCCTGAGCGGGGGGCTGGACGCGCTTCAGACCGCTTCCATCCTCACGGCGCTGCCGTTTGCGGTTGTTCTGCTCGGCATGTGCGCGTCTCTCGCCAAGGCGCTGCGCCGAGAAGAGCGGGAACGGCGCCTGAAGGAGAAGAAGCGGCGCCGGAAGCTGGACGAGCTGCTGCAGGATCGGTAG